CTCTTTGACGATCGCTCTGGAGGCCGACAGGGCCAGCACAGCATCGCGACGCTTGTAGACATCACGTGGCAGGGTGCCAGTCTTCAGCTTGGTGGTCAGCGTCTTGCGGGCACCGGCCCAATCCTGCGCCCGTGCCTGAAGCGTCAGAAGGGTATCCTGCACCTCCTCGTGCTTGGGCCGCAGGCTAAGCGCCTTCTCCGCCAGTTGGCGTGCGGTGTCAGTATCCCCTTCAGATAGTTTTTGCTTCATGATGCCTCGGACACCAACAAAGCGGGTCGACTGGTTACTCACCAGGCGTTTGTAAGCCTCAGCCGCCTTTTTTGTGTCTCCGGCCAGCTCTGCTGCCTGCGCGGTCAGCAAATCCGTCAGTTCCGGCTTTTCCAGATATTTCTCCGCCCGCGCAGCCTTGGCCATAGCCAGACGCCCCTCACCGGAGGCCAGCGCCATCAGGCCGTCAGAGAGCGCCTGATAGCCCTTCCGCTCGCGGCCCTTGTCAAAATAGCGCGAAATCGCGGTTTCATCACCGTTTAGGAACCGCAGCGTCGCCAGTAACAAAGACAACAGTTTGAACAGGACCCAGACTACAAACACCAGAATGGCCAGCGCGATTACCGACTGCAGTGCACTCAGGGTGTATTCGGTACCGGCGACCGTGATCTGAACGCCCCCTGCCGTCTCCGTCAGCAAAGCAGCACCAAAGGCAAGCACCGCCACGATGGCGACGAATACGAGAATCTTCAACAACGACCAGAGCATGGCAGCTTCCTTATTTGGCGTTCAGGCTTTGGGCCAGTTCATTCACGGCAGCAACAGCGGCCAGACGGGCACGCGCAGCGGCCTCCCAATCGGCCAGCGGTGCACGGGCGGTTTCCGGCAGAGCCTGCAACTCGGTCAGGGCTCCTTGTAGATCGCCGCTCTGCACGGCGGCTTCGGCGCGCGAAAGCACCGCATCGGGATCATCTCCATCACGCGGGGATACCGAACGTGCGCCCAGCTGACGCTGCACATAGGCCGCAATGCCGCCTGTTCCTTTGGTTGCCTGACGGGCTGAAGCAAGGGCATCACGCGCAGCCGGGGCAAAACCATCGCGCAGGCTTGCACGCGTGCTGACGCCTGCCTCTGCGGAACCGGTCAACGCCTCTGGCACAGTCACGCCAACGGCCTGCAGTTCTTCGATCATACCGCCAAAGCTGGTGCCCGCATCAATCGATGACCGCAGACGGGCGACGATCGTCTGTGCGCTGGCGATACGTGCGGCTTCGGCGCTAGCGGCGTCCATCGCCCGCGCCTCCTCCACCATCTTTTCCACCTCGGCGCGTTGCGCCGCGAGGCTGTCCTGAAGCTTGCTCAATTCCGCCTCGAATGCGGCAACGGCAGCCGGGCTGGCAGCATCAGTGATGGGGCGGCTCTCCAGAGCATCCACTCGGGCTGCCAATGTCTCAATCGCCCCTGCCAATTCATCAGATCCGGTCGCCGTCTCACTGGACCGCAGGGAGGCAACCTCCCTTGTCAACGTATCTATCTGCTGCGTGAGCGGCGCGATATCCGGGGCAATATCAGCGGCGACCCGGCCTTCCAGATCGGCGATCTGGGCGCTGAGGCTTTCCTTCAGCTTCTCCAGCGCGGCCGCATCAACGGGCGCTGCACTGCGCCAAGAGGGTGGCATAAAATCATTCAGCACATTTGACTGTCCCGCCACAAAGCCAAGCCCGGCGGCAACGATTCCCCCAAGGAGAGCGGCTCCAAAACCACCACGTTTTTCAACAACACGCTCGACCTCATGGACCGATGCCGCAGCGGCAGGCGGGCTATCAACTGTTTGGTCCCCCGACGCGTTTTCAGCGCTCTTGGCCTCAGCTGTCTCGATTGGATCGAGATCAGCGTCCCCTTGCGCACCATCGTCATCCGACACATTGGAGACTGCATCCTCTTCGGCAGGCAGGGGATCCGTGTTGTCCGGGTCGTTCAAGTCCGCCACAGCAGCCGTATCGGATGTATCATCATCTTCAACAATCAAGCCGTCAGAAACCGCGTCACCGGCGGTTGTGTCGTCGACGTCCGGTTTGGAGACAGACGTCTGGCTCTCTTCTGCCTGCGTCTCATCGGATGTTTTCTTGTCAGCCACGCCGACGTCCCCCTCGATTCTCAAAATCTCTTAACACCAACTCAGCAATAAACTTACTGTGCCGATGGCCCACCCTCAACCCGCGCCAGACTAGCTGCGGCATCACGCACCAGTGTACGCATTGCCGTCACAGTTGGAGACTTACATATCTGTAAGTCTTTGCATTTCAAGCCTTTCAGAGGATCTGCAACCGCCTTGCTGAATGCGATAAGATGTAGCTCTGCGCAATATGGCGCCAATTTGACAAATTGCTGAGCGGTACGCGGTGAGAAAAGCGGCACGATCAGCGACGCTTGCGCATCCATCGCGATCCGCACCTCACTATCATAAGGCAGCAAGATCTGATCATAGATCACATGTTCCCGGCAATTGATCCCTACCAAGCGAAGCCGCTCGACAATGTCGCCGCGGCTATGGACGCCGCGAAGATGGGTCAAAGGACCTGTAGGTGGGACGTCGGTCAAGGTCTGAACCAGCGCGTCAGCGTCCAGACCACAGCAAATCGCCCGCCACCCTTTCGCAGCTGCGGCCTGCGTTGTGCGCTGCCCGACGCAATAAGCGTTCTGCCCCGTAACCGGCGCAGTCGAATACCGCACCCCATTCGCAGATGAGAAGATCGCATCCCCCGAAAAAAGCCCATGTTCAGAAGGATCAGATGGCGGGTTCAGCGGGGTTGTCCTGATTAACGGGGCGTAGATCACCTGCAAAGTCGCTCGGGTCGATGCGGGCAAGTCTTCGACAAATCGCTCTGCCGCCACACGAGGGCGCGTCATCAATAGGCCGACCATCACACGCCCCTCGGGATTGTTCGCCACTGTCATAGGTGGTAGCCCCGGCAGAGACAGGATGCAACGGTAACACCATGGAACAAAGCCTCACCCTTCTGGGATTGGAAAGCAGCTGCGATGATACGGCAGCTGCCGTGGTCCGCCAGTCTGGGCAAGGCCCGGCGGAGGTGCTCTCCTCCATCGTGTTTGGCCAGACCGAACTCCACAGCGCCTTCGGCGGTGTGGTGCCGGAAATCGCAGCCCGTGCCCACGCCGAAAAGCTCGATCATTGCGTCCGCGATGCGCTGGCCGCGGCCGATCTGCGCTTGCAGGATATGGATGCCATTGCCGTCACCGCTGGTCCCGGACTGATTGGCGGCGTGATTTCTGGTGTGATGTGTGCCAAGGGGTTGGCGGCCGCAACCGGGCTACCTCTGATCGGCGTCAACCACCTGGCCGGACATGCCCTCACCCCCCGGCTGACGGATGCGGTGCCATATCCCTATCTGATGCTGTTGGTCTCAGGCGGGCATTGTCAGTACCTGATTGTTCGGGGACCCGATGATTTCAAACGGCTTGGTGGAACAATCGACGATGCCCCCGGCGAGGCCTTTGACAAGACCGCCCGCCTATTGGGCCTGCCGCAACCCGGCGGCCCCTCGGTGCAGAAGGAAGCCGAAAGCGGTGATCCGCGCCGTTTCCGCTTTCCCCGTCCGCTCTTGGACCGTCCAGATTGCAACCTATCATTCTCTGGCCTGAAAACCGCACTGATGCGCATGCGGGATCAGGTGATGGCCGAAAAGGGCGGTCTGACACGGCAGGACCGCGCCGATCTCTGTGCCGGTTTTCAGGCTGCTGTTGCCGACGTCCTGGCAGAGAAAACACGCCGTGCAATTCGGCGCTACCTTGAGGAAGTCCCGACCACCCGCACCGTTGCTGTCGCAGGTGGCGTCGCGGCGAATACCGCCATTCGTGCTGTGTTAGAGACGGTTTGCACTGAGGTTGATGCTCAATTCGTCGCTCCGCCTCTGGCGCTTTGCACGGATAATGCCGCGATGATCGCCTATGCCGGGCTTGAACGATTCCGCAGTGGGGAGCAGGACGGCATGGAGCTCTCCGCCCGGCCCCGCTGGCCACTGGATCAGAGCAGCCCCGCCATGTTGGGCAGCGGCAAGAAAGGCGCCAAAGCATGAGTGTTTCAGTGCTTGGATCCGGCGCGTTTGGCACGGCGCTGGCAATTTCGCTCGCAGGCAATGGCCCGGTTACTCTATGGGCACGGGATGCTGATCAGGCGCGCGATATGCGGGCGACCCGTCGCAATACCAGACGCCTGCCCGGCGCCGATCTGCCCGAGACACTGACCGTGACCAGCGACCTAGAGCGTGCCACGCAGGCTGATACCATATTGCTCTCCGTGCCGATGCAGACACTACGGGATTTTGTCTTCACCCACGCTGATCTGCTGCGCAACCGGGCTCTTGTAGCCTGCTGCAAAGGCATTGAACTCGAGACCGGTCAGGGTCCGCTGGCGGTTCTCCACGCCTGCCTTCCGAAGGCTCGGACGGCCTTGTTGACTGGCCCGAGTTTCGCCGCCGACATCGCGAAAGGCCTGCCAACGGCGTTGACGCTGGCCTGTCGTGACCCGGAGACAGGTGCGCAATTGCAGCAGCAGCTGACCACGAAAAACCTGCGGCTCTATCGTACTACGGACACAAATGGTGCGGAAATCGGCGGTGCTCTGAAGAACGTCATGGCGATTGCCTGCGGTGCCGTTATTGGCGCTGGACTCGGCGACAGCGCCCGCGCCGCGCTGATGACCCGTGGTTATGCCGAGATGCAGCGCATGGCACTGGCGTCTGGCGCACAGCCCGATACGCTGGCAGGTCTCTCCGGTTTTGGCGATCTCACTCTGACCTGCAGCTCGGAGCTGTCGAGGAACTACCGTCTCGGACTGGCGATCGGGCGGAACGAGACTTTTGACCCCAGCATCACGGTTGAAGGCGCCGCCACGGCGCGTGCTGTCCATGCCGAGGCCCAGACCCGAAATCTGGACATGCCTATCACCGCCATTGTCGTGGCTCTGCTCGATCAGCGCTTGACGATTGCCGACGCCACCGCTCAACTGCTTGCAAGACCATTGAAAGAGGAATGACATGCTGATTGCCCTGATCGCGCGCGATAAACCCGATCATTTGCAGACCCGGATGGACAACCGGGCGGCGCATCTTGCGTATATTGAGGAAACCAATGTCGTGGCGCAGGCCGGTCCCTTGCTGGACCAGGATGGCGGCATGGTTGGCTCACTGATCATCCTTGATGTCGAAGATATGGCCGCCGGTCAGTCCTGGGCCGACAACGACCCCTACGCCAAAGTCGGCCTGTTTGAGGCGGTTGAGCTGATCACCTGGAAGAAAGTCGTCGGCTGATGGCGTACTGGCTGTTCAAATCCGAGCCATCCACCTGGAGCTGGGCTGACCAGCAAGCCAAGGGCGAGACGGGTGAGGAATGGGACGGTGTGCGCAACTATCAGGCGCGCAATTTCATGCGTGAAATGAAGATTGGAGATCGCGGATTTTTCTATCATTCGATGAAGGAAAAATCCTTGGTCGGGATCGTTGAAATCTGCGCTGATGTCCACCAGGACAGCACCACAGACGATCCCCGCTGGGAATGCGTTGACATCAAAGCGGTGCGCAGCTTTGCTGTCCCGGTCACTCTCGATCAGATCAAGGGCGACCCCCGTCTTGAGAATATGGTTCTGGTGAAGAACTCCCGGCTATCAGTGCAGCCTGTCACCGCAGAGGAATGGGCCCATATCTGCGCGTTAGGGAAGACAGATCCCGATTGATCTGACAAAATTCTCTCACTGATGCTGGTTTCAGGGAGAGTTCAATGGAAATTCTGAATGTTATCGCCGCGGCTATCGCCGGCTTTGTTCTGGGCGCAGTCTGGTATGGTTTGCTTGCTGAACCCTGGATGCAAGCGGCAAAAGTGCCGCGTGATGAGAATGGGAAACCTGCGGGCGGACAGACGCCAGCTGTGTTTATCGCGACTTTTGGTCTGCAAATTGTCGTGGCTGGTATGATGCGCCATGTCTTCGCGCTCTCAGGTATCGATACCGTCGGTGGCGGTCTGGTCAGCGGTCTGGGCGTGGGACTATTTTTCATCACGCCGTGGATCATGATCAACAACCTATACGGTGTTAGACCATTGCGTTTGTCGGTGATCGACGGTGGCTACGCGACGCTTGCCTGTGGCGCCATCGGTGTGGTTCTGACGCTATTCTAAGACGTGCGGCCAACAGCGGACGTCGCAATACAGGCAATGCAAATAGAAAAGGGAAGATCCGAGCATATGCCAGGATCTTCCCTTTCACCCCACGTGCTCCAATTCCACCACACGTGTTCGTAAATCTGTGATCCTGGCCATCCTGGCCGGTATATAGACGATAGGCTGGTCAGTGGTGATTCCGCAAAGGCAATACAGGTAAAATGCAACACATGTACAACCTGAGACTGTTCCCTTGCGCTGCAGCGCACTCTGAAACCCACAGGATCACGGACACGTTTTCGGTGTTTCGGCGGCTGAATAGCACAGGCCAAAACGCCCACCGGATGAGTCCGACGGGCGTTGGTTGTCGACATTTTGACTGATTGATCAACCGTATACGGCTTCTTTTCCGAAGTGCTTGACCAGCATATAGTAGACAACGGCGCGATATTTATTCCGCTCCGATTTACCGTAGGTTTCGATCACGCTGTCAATCGAAGACATCAGCTCAGGCCCATCAGACAGGCCTAGCTTTTTGATCAGGAAGTTGTTTTTGACGGTTTCCAGTTCCGCCGGCTGACTGGCCGCCACAGTCGATGCATCAGCATCGTAAATCGCCGGACCACAGCCGATGGTGACCTTTGTGAGCAGATCCATGTCCGGTTCCATGCCACATTTGGTTTTCAGATCATTTGCATATTGCTCGATCAGATCGTCGCGTTTTCCCAAAATTCTCTCTCCCATGTTACTCAGCGGAACTATTGTTATCGCCAGGCTCAACGCCTGATCGGTTCTTATTCCAACAGCTTATCCGCAGAACGGAACAGGGCAACTGGGAATTTCTGCGGCCACCTCTCATTTCTGGGAATACACCCCCGCTACCCCTTGACCAAATGCAAAAAGGCGCCCCCGCGAGAGGGGCACCATTCTATTCGGTTGGCACCTGGATCAGATGCCAGATCAAAAGATCAGAGCGTCATTATACGCTGTTGCCGATCAGGCGGTCATCCTGCAAAGGCTTGATCATATCTTCGTCGATCTCAGGCATAGAACGCAGCGCCGCTTCAGTGCGGGTATTCAGCTTCAGCTGACCGTTGCGGGTGAAATCCATGTCGGACAGCGGAACGGCAACAGTGTATTCGTTCATACCAAGAAAGCCGCCAACACCAATAACTCCTGCGAGTTTGCCATCCTGCTCAATCACATAGTCGATTTCACCTACGTCCTTACCGGTAGCGGAAAATACGTTCTTCCCAACCAGATCGGCGACGGTCATCTCGTTCAGGGGCGGCAGTGGTTTACCCGCCGCGTCCGAGCTGTCGTATTCGCCGCGCGGGATGGTGGTGGAAGCGTCAGAACTTGCATTGACGTTTACATCGCCATCCGCAGGCATCTCGTCGTTCACGGTCTCAACGCCGCTGTCGACCTTATATTCACCACGTGGAATTGTCGTGCCTTCGGTGGTGTCAAGCGACGCGCCGCTTGTGATGTCTTGACCGCCAACAGTCTCGATCTCGGTGTCCGACTTGCTCTCGCCGCGCGGTACGGAAGTGCCCGCCTGGGCAATCCCTGCGCCCGCCATCAGTGCAGCAGCAGTAACACCAGCCAGAATACGGGTCTTGGTTTTCAGTTCGGTCATGTCGTTTTCTCCTTCGCTTGAAGTACGCCAACCAAACGTCACCAACCTTGCAGACGTTCCAGGATTTTCGTGGAATTTCGCACCTAAATTTTTGGAACTTCTGTATGGGGGGTGCGTTGCGCGTCCGCGTCACGCGCTTAGGTCAATCCAGTCAAAAGGCAATGGAAATACAGTCACATAACCGAAAACACCCCGCCAATGGCGGGGTGTCGCTTTGGTCACTCGCCTGCGCAGTTGCACAGGTAGAATGATGATCAATACCGGTAGTGCTCAGGCTTGAACGGACCTTCCGGTGTGACGCCGATATAGGCGGCCTGCTCAGGCGCCAGCTTCGACAGTTTTACACCGATCCGCTCCAGATGCAGGCGGGCGACTTTCTCGTCCAGGTGCTTGGGCAGAATGTAGACATCGTTTTTATAGGTTTCACCACGGGTCCACAGCTCAATCTGGGCCAGAACCTGATTGGTGAAAGAGGCCGACATCACAAACGACGGGTGCCCGGTTGCATTGCCAAGGTTCAACAGGCGACCTTCGGAGAGCAGGATCAGACGGTTGCCCGAGGGCATCTCGATCATGTCGACCTGATCCTTGATGTTGGTCCACTTGTGGTTCTTGAGGTTGGCGACCTGGATTTCATTGTCGAAATGGCCAATGTTGCCAACGATCGCCATATCCTTCATCTCGCGCATATGCTCGATGCGGATGACATCCTTGTTGCCAGTCGTGGTGATGAAGATATCGGCGCTGTCGACAACATCCTCCAGCAACACCACCTCGAACCCGTCCATGGCCGCTTGCAGGGCGCAGATCGGGTCAACTTCGGTCACCTTGACCCGAGCGCCAGCACCACGCAGCGAAGCGGCAGAGCCTTTGCCCACGTCACCATAACCGCATACAACGGCGACCTTGCCCGCCATCATGGTGTCGGTAGCGCGGCGGATGCCATCGACCAGCGATTCCTTACAGCCATATTTGTTGTCGAACTTCGACTTGGTGACCGAATCGTTCACGTTGATCGCCGGGAAGGGCAGCTGACCCTCTTTCACCAGTTCGTACAGGCGATGGACCCCTGTGGTGGTCTCCTCAGAAACGCCCTTGATCGCGTCGCGGGTCTTGGTGAACCAGCCCGGGCTTTCGGCCATACGCTTTTTGATCTGGTTAAAGATCGCCTCTTCCTCTTCCGAGGTGGGGACTTCGATCAGATCCGTCTCACCCGCTTCTACGCGCGCACCCAGCAACACATAGAGGGTGGCATCACCACCGTCGTCCAGAATGAGGTTAGCACCTTCGGGGAACTGGAACGAGCGGTCCAGATAATCCCAATGTTCGACAAGGGTCTGCCCCTTGATCGCAAACACGGGCGTTCCGCCAGCGGCGATGGCAGCTGCGGCGTGATCCTGTGTCGAGAAGATGTTGCAGGAGGCCCAGCGTACATCCGCGCCCAGCGCTACCAGCGTTTCGATCAGAACTGCGGTCTGAATGGTCATGTGAAGCGACCCGACGATCCGGGACCCTTTCAGCGGCTTGCTCTCGCCGTATTCGTCCCGCAGGGCCATCAGCCCCGGCATTTCTGTCTCAGCGATATCGAGTTCCTTGCGGCCAAACTCGGCCAGCGCGATGTCCTTGACGATATAATCCCCGGGCATTGCGTGCTCCATTCCGGTTACATTTTGTCTACCGCAGCAGGTAACACCGCAATGGTTTATAAGCAACGAAGATGCCCCAAGAGCGCCGGGGCGCGGTGACCAGCGGTCATGCGCCCCGGCCTTCCCAACGGTCCGGGGGGACAGGTCAGCTGGGTGTGCCTTGCGGCTCGGGGTCATCCGTCACTTGGAAAAACCCCGTACCGGAGGCCACTACACAGCTGAGCCCGTTGGGATGGGAAACCAGCACCGTGAAGGTACCAGTTGTTGCAGAAGCCCAGAATTCAATCACGGTGGACACAGGCTGGCTGGATTGCAGCCCGCCAGCAGTCAGCCGTTCCGCATATGAGGATTGCAGGCGATCCACAAGGTGATCGCGGGGACTGCAGCCAGCAGCAAGCACCGGCGGCGCAGTCGCAAGCATCCCAAAGATAAGCGAAGTGCAGGCAAGACGTTTAAACATGGCAGTATCCTTTCGTGTGCATCTCAGCGACAAAAGGGGCTTGCCAGAGGAGCAAGAGCCCCTGTCGTACCTATAAATATGGGGCCTTGGCGTGGCGTTATCAAATGCCGAGCGCTCAACTGTTTGTGGTGATCCGCGTGATCGGGCCGGGGCAACCAGCCATATTATCTGAGAAACCGCACCGCTGATCACCGCCAACAGCGCAGCAGGCAATTGCACGACCTCCCCTCACCAGCTAGTCAGAAGGCGCCGTCAACAAGAAGGGACAGACCATGCCCCCCAAACCTCCGCGCGCTTGGCAACGGATGCTCTCCGGACGTCGGCTGGACCTGCTTGACCCGACTCCGGTTGACGTCGAGATTGAGGATATCGCCCACGGTCTGGCCTTCGTGGCGCGCTGGAACGGCCAGACCATTGGCGATTTTGCCTATTCTGTCGCTGAGCACTCGCTGTTGGTGGAAACGATTTACGGTCGCCTCAATCCCAAGGCGCCAGTCCGATGGCACTTGGCCGCACTGCTCCATGACGCACCGGAATATGTCATTGGGGACATGATCTCGCCCGTGAAAAACGCGGTTGGCCCCAGCTATGGTGAGTTGGATCAGCGGCTGACCGCCGCCATTCACATCCGCTTTGGCCTGCCTGCAACCCTGCCCAAGACGGTCAAGGCGCAGATCAAGAAAGCGGACCGGATCAGCGCATGGATGGAAGCAGTCGAAATTGCCGGGTTTTCCCGTGAGGAAGCCGACCGCCTGTTTGGGAAACCGGATCAAAAGCTGCTGGACGGTCTCTCCATCCGCCTGCGCCCCCCGGTCGAGGTGCGCAAGGACTACGT
The nucleotide sequence above comes from Phaeobacter inhibens DSM 16374. Encoded proteins:
- the ahcY gene encoding adenosylhomocysteinase, whose product is MPGDYIVKDIALAEFGRKELDIAETEMPGLMALRDEYGESKPLKGSRIVGSLHMTIQTAVLIETLVALGADVRWASCNIFSTQDHAAAAIAAGGTPVFAIKGQTLVEHWDYLDRSFQFPEGANLILDDGGDATLYVLLGARVEAGETDLIEVPTSEEEEAIFNQIKKRMAESPGWFTKTRDAIKGVSEETTTGVHRLYELVKEGQLPFPAINVNDSVTKSKFDNKYGCKESLVDGIRRATDTMMAGKVAVVCGYGDVGKGSAASLRGAGARVKVTEVDPICALQAAMDGFEVVLLEDVVDSADIFITTTGNKDVIRIEHMREMKDMAIVGNIGHFDNEIQVANLKNHKWTNIKDQVDMIEMPSGNRLILLSEGRLLNLGNATGHPSFVMSASFTNQVLAQIELWTRGETYKNDVYILPKHLDEKVARLHLERIGVKLSKLAPEQAAYIGVTPEGPFKPEHYRY
- a CDS encoding COG4223 family protein encodes the protein MADKKTSDETQAEESQTSVSKPDVDDTTAGDAVSDGLIVEDDDTSDTAAVADLNDPDNTDPLPAEEDAVSNVSDDDGAQGDADLDPIETAEAKSAENASGDQTVDSPPAAAASVHEVERVVEKRGGFGAALLGGIVAAGLGFVAGQSNVLNDFMPPSWRSAAPVDAAALEKLKESLSAQIADLEGRVAADIAPDIAPLTQQIDTLTREVASLRSSETATGSDELAGAIETLAARVDALESRPITDAASPAAVAAFEAELSKLQDSLAAQRAEVEKMVEEARAMDAASAEAARIASAQTIVARLRSSIDAGTSFGGMIEELQAVGVTVPEALTGSAEAGVSTRASLRDGFAPAARDALASARQATKGTGGIAAYVQRQLGARSVSPRDGDDPDAVLSRAEAAVQSGDLQGALTELQALPETARAPLADWEAAARARLAAVAAVNELAQSLNAK
- a CDS encoding YciI family protein, whose amino-acid sequence is MLIALIARDKPDHLQTRMDNRAAHLAYIEETNVVAQAGPLLDQDGGMVGSLIILDVEDMAAGQSWADNDPYAKVGLFEAVELITWKKVVG
- a CDS encoding NAD(P)H-dependent glycerol-3-phosphate dehydrogenase encodes the protein MSVSVLGSGAFGTALAISLAGNGPVTLWARDADQARDMRATRRNTRRLPGADLPETLTVTSDLERATQADTILLSVPMQTLRDFVFTHADLLRNRALVACCKGIELETGQGPLAVLHACLPKARTALLTGPSFAADIAKGLPTALTLACRDPETGAQLQQQLTTKNLRLYRTTDTNGAEIGGALKNVMAIACGAVIGAGLGDSARAALMTRGYAEMQRMALASGAQPDTLAGLSGFGDLTLTCSSELSRNYRLGLAIGRNETFDPSITVEGAATARAVHAEAQTRNLDMPITAIVVALLDQRLTIADATAQLLARPLKEE
- a CDS encoding DUF2853 family protein, yielding MGKRDDLIEQYANDLKTKCGMEPDMDLLTKVTIGCGPAIYDADASTVAASQPAELETVKNNFLIKKLGLSDGPELMSSIDSVIETYGKSERNKYRAVVYYMLVKHFGKEAVYG
- a CDS encoding uroporphyrinogen-III synthase; the encoded protein is MTVANNPEGRVMVGLLMTRPRVAAERFVEDLPASTRATLQVIYAPLIRTTPLNPPSDPSEHGLFSGDAIFSSANGVRYSTAPVTGQNAYCVGQRTTQAAAAKGWRAICCGLDADALVQTLTDVPPTGPLTHLRGVHSRGDIVERLRLVGINCREHVIYDQILLPYDSEVRIAMDAQASLIVPLFSPRTAQQFVKLAPYCAELHLIAFSKAVADPLKGLKCKDLQICKSPTVTAMRTLVRDAAASLARVEGGPSAQ
- a CDS encoding DUF1761 domain-containing protein, which codes for MEILNVIAAAIAGFVLGAVWYGLLAEPWMQAAKVPRDENGKPAGGQTPAVFIATFGLQIVVAGMMRHVFALSGIDTVGGGLVSGLGVGLFFITPWIMINNLYGVRPLRLSVIDGGYATLACGAIGVVLTLF
- a CDS encoding PRC-barrel domain-containing protein, producing MTELKTKTRILAGVTAAALMAGAGIAQAGTSVPRGESKSDTEIETVGGQDITSGASLDTTEGTTIPRGEYKVDSGVETVNDEMPADGDVNVNASSDASTTIPRGEYDSSDAAGKPLPPLNEMTVADLVGKNVFSATGKDVGEIDYVIEQDGKLAGVIGVGGFLGMNEYTVAVPLSDMDFTRNGQLKLNTRTEAALRSMPEIDEDMIKPLQDDRLIGNSV
- a CDS encoding EVE domain-containing protein, with the protein product MAYWLFKSEPSTWSWADQQAKGETGEEWDGVRNYQARNFMREMKIGDRGFFYHSMKEKSLVGIVEICADVHQDSTTDDPRWECVDIKAVRSFAVPVTLDQIKGDPRLENMVLVKNSRLSVQPVTAEEWAHICALGKTDPD
- a CDS encoding HD family hydrolase: MPPKPPRAWQRMLSGRRLDLLDPTPVDVEIEDIAHGLAFVARWNGQTIGDFAYSVAEHSLLVETIYGRLNPKAPVRWHLAALLHDAPEYVIGDMISPVKNAVGPSYGELDQRLTAAIHIRFGLPATLPKTVKAQIKKADRISAWMEAVEIAGFSREEADRLFGKPDQKLLDGLSIRLRPPVEVRKDYVTRHANLLAQL
- the tsaD gene encoding tRNA (adenosine(37)-N6)-threonylcarbamoyltransferase complex transferase subunit TsaD — encoded protein: MEQSLTLLGLESSCDDTAAAVVRQSGQGPAEVLSSIVFGQTELHSAFGGVVPEIAARAHAEKLDHCVRDALAAADLRLQDMDAIAVTAGPGLIGGVISGVMCAKGLAAATGLPLIGVNHLAGHALTPRLTDAVPYPYLMLLVSGGHCQYLIVRGPDDFKRLGGTIDDAPGEAFDKTARLLGLPQPGGPSVQKEAESGDPRRFRFPRPLLDRPDCNLSFSGLKTALMRMRDQVMAEKGGLTRQDRADLCAGFQAAVADVLAEKTRRAIRRYLEEVPTTRTVAVAGGVAANTAIRAVLETVCTEVDAQFVAPPLALCTDNAAMIAYAGLERFRSGEQDGMELSARPRWPLDQSSPAMLGSGKKGAKA